The following are encoded together in the Triticum dicoccoides isolate Atlit2015 ecotype Zavitan chromosome 6B, WEW_v2.0, whole genome shotgun sequence genome:
- the LOC119320539 gene encoding hornerin-like produces the protein MGSVKGTLVPYLFILVAYVLECLILTIGANDDRPNNIREFLEIDGIYVTTTQVNSHLQKYRRDCRKGGLSTMPSSRPSHSNNTSKNYSESQESEGSYRFHMRSQGARDINQTSWLSGGASQVDYGVPGNGNHTTNLGAGAAYGHGYHHGDGIGDINGYHHHYGTLSANDYDHHYGNGNNKSYGYPHGNSNDNDYGNVNGGRGGVITSGSMVSASLASNLAPAVQYGMRGDASAGQTSAVQPQNVDGVFLNWGNTSSETAGTSSGNGVVTGGMIRGLTMEELENLTKH, from the exons ATGGGCTCCGTCAAGGGAACCCTTGTCCCCTACCTCTTCATCCTAGTTGCATATGTTCTCGAGTGCCTCATCCTCACCATTGGTGCCAATG ATGACAGGCCAAACAATATAAGAGAATTTTTGGAGATTGACGGTATATATGTAACTACAACTCAAGTCAATAGCCATCTACAG AAATACAGAAGAGACTGCCGTAAGGGTGGGCTATCAACCATGCCAAGCTCTAGGCCATCACATTCTAATAATACTTCCAAGAACTATTCGGAATCTCAAGAAAGTGAGGGAAGTTACAGATTCCATATGAGGTCCCAGGGAGCAAGGGATATTAACCAAACCAGCTGGCTAAGCGGTGGTGCATCACAAGTTGACTATGGCGTTCCTGGAAATGGGAACCACACAACTAATCTTGGTGCAGGTGCTGCTTATGGTCATGGTTATCATCATGGTGATGGCATTGGCGACATAAATGGTTATCATCATCATTATGGTACTCTCAGTGCTAATGATTATGATCATCATTATGGTAATGGCAATAATAAATCTTATGGTTATCCTCACGGTAATTCTAATGACAATGATTACGGTAATGTTAATGGTGGTCGCGGTGGAGTTATAACAAGTGGAAGCATGGTAAGTGCATCATTGGCGTCCAACCTAGCACCGGCAGTACAATATGGAATGCGTGGAGATGCTTCTGCTGGTCAGACCAGTGCAGTGCAGCCTCAAAACGTTGACGGTGTTTTTCTCAACTGGGGCAACACTAGTTCTGAAACAGCCGGCACATCAAGTGGAAATGGTGTAGTGACAGGCGGGATGATTCGTGGGCTAACTATGGAGGAATTAGAAAACCTTACAAAGCACTAG